In Candidatus Omnitrophota bacterium, the genomic stretch TAGGCTCAAACCTCTCGCTATTCGATAAGAAACTGTCAATTCAGCTCGCCACACCGCTTGAACTGGTCTTGGAGGTCGCACCCGAAGTTCAGGCGCTTCACAAACGGTTAGAACCTCATTATCCCATTGAAAACAAAAGGGCATACGAAGAATCGTATGCCCAAATTGAAAAATGGGGTGGGCAACCGGATTTGAACCGGCGACCTTCTGAACCACAATCAGATGCTCTAACCAACTGAGCTATGCCCACCATAAATAAAAATTTAAATTATTTGGCCTTCAAGCGACATAACTTAGATATTTGAAATTTTAAGAAAATCTATCAAAATTAAGTAAACGTTATTTTACAAGATTATTACAAATTGTCTATTTTTCTTTTTTAAACATTCCGGACAAAGACACTTCTCCAATCTGAAAATCATCCATCTTTGTCTTAAAATCAAACTTCATATCAATATGAGCTCCACTTGATTGCAATGTCTCAACAAAGAAATCCTCAAATGTTTTAGAATCTTTTTTTATTTCTTTTGAAGTAAAAGCCAAATTCATCTTTCCCTTTACAGTCAAATCATTCTTTTCAGAAAGAAGATCCGCTAAAAGCCCTACCTGTCCACCCATTCCACTAATTTGAAGCTTGGCTTTCATATCTTTTTCAAGAAAATCTACCCATCCATAGCATTTAAGATCATCTTCATTAAAACGACCATCAAACCCAGTTAATTTTGCAGTAATATCAAAATTTGTTTCTAACGACTTTTTTTGCGAAAAAATAACCTGGTGAATCATTGCATCAATTTTACCGAGCGAGAACAATTCTTTTTCTTCATCCTCAGATTCGTTAAAAAATAAAAAACTTCCATTTCTTACAACAAAGCGGTCCATAACTATAATAAAATCGTTATTCTTAGAATCTTGCTCTTGAGAAGCTCCTTTTTCGCCCAAAACTTTTTTGTTTTCACCAAAAGAAGGCAAAGAAAAAGAATTCTTTGCCTTTGAATGAATTTCAATATTTGGATTAACAATTTCAACAAAAGGAAAATAAACTTGCTTTAACAAAAAATATACTGGATTAAGAGAACACGTGATCTTCTCAAACGATCCGATATCTTCAACTTTAAGATTTTTAATCTCCAATGTCAAAGGAAAAGAAACTTTGATTTCATCAAAAACAATTTTTTTATTTAATTGTTGCTCGACCTTCTGAATAACAATATCTTTGCCATTCGCACTTAAATAAAAATACCCTCCTAAAAGAAGGCCAAAAAGAATAATAAATAAAATAAAGAATATTAGTATAAGACGTTTCATAAATAATAAGAATGCGTCCCTGGCACGACTCGAACGTGCTACCCTTTGCTTAGAAGGCAAATGCTCTATCCAGATGAGCTACAGGGACATATCGTTAGATTTTATATCAAGCAAGCTAATAGATTACCTTGTGCCAAAATAGGCAATGCTAAAAATAAATAAAACTTTATAAGAACTTTATGTAAGAATAAAGAAATACCACAAATACAGTCAACTATTCTTCTTCAAGAAGTTTTTTCAAAATTCCGGCAGCATCCTGAAAGCCTTGAACATTATTCTGCTCTTGAAATAAAGCCATGCTTACCTTTACAAGCTCAACAGCTTTTTCAGGCTCTCCCTTAAGATCATAGCACCCAGCCATCAACAAATAAACATGCGGGTTTTTCTGCTCTTTTTGGAGAATTTTCTGACAAGTAATAATGGCATTATCATATGATTCTAATCTCATGTAAAGCTGAGCTAAAGCAAAATAAGCATTAACTGATTCCGGGGAAGCTTCAGCCGATTGTTCTAAAGATTGAATAGCCTCTGGAATCTTGTTTTGGGCTAAAAACGTCATCGCTTCTTGAAAAAGCTGCTCTGAAGTCTTCGGAACAACAGGTGCAGATGCCTGCTTCTCAGCTGTACATCCAAACAAAAACATTACACTCAAAATTAAAGCACATACTTTTGTCCTCATTCCAAACCCCTTTCATGTTAAATATTTACACCATTCTAGTATAATACCGAAAAACCTGCAAGCAAAAAGCAAAATTACATGATTTCTTAAATTTAAGGAGTTATTGTAAGAGAAAAATCAATATCTTTACCTCTTTTCCGCACTTCTTTTAAATATTGATTTGACTTTTCAAAATCTCCTTGGCTATGCGCAGAGATACTTAACATTCGATACGCGTCAACATAATCAGGATTATATTTAATTGACTCTAAAAAAGCACCTTCTGCTTCTTTTTGAAACCCTTGATTATAATAAAGTATTCCTAAGTTATAAAATGCTAAGCTACTGTTTGGACGAATAGATAATTCTTGCAAAAACTCCTTCTCAGCTTCTACAGGCTTTCCTTGATTCATATAAATAAGACCTAAATTATTATGTACACCCACTTCATGAGGATTTAAAAAAAGAGCTCTTTTATGTTCTTTTTCTGACAAATCCAACATTCCTGCCAAATAATATATTCCTCCTAAATTTCTGCGAGCAAGAGGCGAACTGGGTGAATCCTTAGAAGCGCTAACCCAAAAACTCAAACGATCTTTATACTTCTCACCATGATTAAACTGTATGCCAACAAATAAAAGAAAAAAAACAACTGCTGAAAACATACCCATAGCATTGCGATGTCTCCACTGCTGAGGTGGTTTTAGCGCAGCCAAAGCAATAACAAATCCGACCATAGGCAAATATATTCTATGCTCTTGAAAATCATGCGCCATAGACCAATATGACTTTAAAAATGCCATCATTAAAAAAACAAAAAACCAAAAAAGACCAAAAATAACGTATTTCCAATTCTCCTTTGAACAAAAAAACAAAAAAACACTAAAGCCAATCATACAAAAAAAACCATACAATAAGTTTGAATCAGGCAATATTGGTAAAATGGAAAGATTAAAAGGCAAGAAGATCTTACCAAAATAAAGAAATGTCATCGGAAGATTGGCAATTGATGTGTTCATCAAGGCTATCGTTGAAAACGACATCACGCTTCCGATCGCTAACTTTCTTGCAACAAACCAAGAAACGACCACAATGCTCCATCCTAAAACTTGCCACCCTATAATATTTCTCTTTATTTCTTTATTGACTAAAAAAAGATACGATAAACAAACCACCGGAAATACCACAGCAGATTCTTTGACAAAAAGCGCTAAAGCAAAAAATAAAATTTGGATAAAATAATACTTTTTATTCCCTGTCCTGATAAAACGAACAAAAAAGAAAAAGCAATCAAAATCAGCAATGTCAGCAAAGAATCATTGCGCCCAGGAATCCAATAAACAGCCTGACCTAAAACCGGATGAACAACAAACAATGTTGACAAAATAAAAGTTTTTGCTTTAGAAAAACCTAAGTCTAATAATAAAGAAAACAAAAAACATGTCGCTGCAAGATGGATGATAACATTTGTCAGATGATAAATAGTAGGATTCGTGCCAAAAAGAGAGGCTTCTAACATAAAAACAGCAGCCAAGATCGGCCGATAATACGGAGCATCAGGCTGATTGCCAAAAAAGATATCTTGACTAAACAATTTTGGAAAATTCATTGGATTCTTCATGAAATTAATATGATCAAGAATTAAAACATTGTCATCAAGATATGAAAATCCAAAAAATAAAGATTGCGCATAAATAGAAAGGCCAATAAGAGCAAGCCATGCAAAAGGATGCCAAGAATCTAAAAAAATATAATAAAAATAGGAGCGAAGCGATTGTTTCATGTTGGATAAAAATGGTCGGGGAGGAGAGATTTGAACTCTCGACCTTCTGTTCCCAAAACAGACGCGCTAACCGAGCTGCGCTACTCCCCGATTTGAATCCACCTTTTGTGTGAATTGAGAAAACAGTATATCATAACGATTAAAATCTTGCAACTATTGAAGAGTTAGGATGTTTTGCTATAATGATGCAATGCTTAAAAAGACTATCTTGCTTCTTATCCTAATATTTGCCATATTAACAACTGGGCTAGCCTACCTCAACGAAGTCCTCTTGCCAAAAAAACTCAAAAATATTCTTATTGAGAAAATTACGCAAAAAATTGGGCGCGATGTTTTAATCAGCGATCTTCATTATGTTCCGCTAAAAGGACTTGTCCTAACAAAACTTAAAATATTTGAGAAAAATCAAAAAAAAGAACCCTTTTTATCTGTTGAGGAAGCCTCAATAAGCATTTTTTATATCCCAGCCTTAATGCAAAAAAAGGCTATCATCCCTTCTCTTGTTATTACAAATCCTGTCATACGCATCACAAAAGAACGAACTCAAGAATGGAATTTTAGCGATCTTTTATCTCAAAATCAAAAAAAAAGAAATCAAACCAAGAATGAAATCACAGCTTATATTGGAGCACTTAATATCACCAACGGCATTGTTATTTTCTCAGACAAAAACTTATCCAAAGATCCTATCGAAATAATTAAAAACATCAATCTTTCGGCTCACCTTGCCCTGCCTAAAGGGTTTACTGCAAACATCAGAATCATGCCTTCTAACAAAAATTCTCTCAAACTCATTTCAAGCATTAATTACCAAATCGATTCTGGTGACTTCCTATCAACATTCAACATCGAGAATTTCTCGCTCGAAGAATTTGCACCCTACATTAAAACGTCGACCCTCAATCTAGAAAACAGTTTTATCAACATCGCTGCTTTTGATATCTCTCAAAGAAACAAAAAAATAACAGCTAAAGGTGAAATCTCTCTTAGAGAAACAAAACTATCAACAAATAACGGAATATACTTTACTTCAACGCCTACTGTCTCCATTAAGGAACTAACGATCAAAAGTGGAATATGGTCCGTATTAGGGAAACTTTATCTAAATCAAAGCATTTTAATTGCTAATAAGCAAAGTAGAGCTGAAGGAAATATTTTCTACGATTTCTTTTTAGAAGAAAAGAATGAAACAGTTCATTCTTCTGGAAACTTAAAGATTGAAAATTTTAAAGGAAATATTGAAAACAAAGCAAATTTCTCAGGATATGTTGAGGGCGCAGCTGACTTTGAACGCACAGCCGAAATTTTAACATCCAATTTAACTCTTAAATTACAAGATGCCATCCTTTCTTTTTCAGACAAAAAACATTTTTCTGGAAACCCAACACTAAAAATAAAAACTGTCTTCACCCCAAAAGAAGAAAAAGAACGCCTACAACATTCTGGATCCATCACAATGTCTCTGGCCACACTAACAAACATTCCTCATCTTGAAACAATAGAAAATATTAAAGGAACAGTCGATTTTAAAAACAACCAAATATCATCCCCTAAGCTAACTGGCCTTATCTTTAATACTCCATTTCAAATCTCAGGCCAATTAATGAATTTTCAAAAGCCAACTCTTGATATTCAAGGCACGCTATCGAATATCAATTTAAATAATTTTAAAAATATATTTAAAGAAATCTTAACCGATCCCAGTGCCGATATCAAAGGTCAATCTTCTCTTAACTTTAAATACACAGGAACAACAAAATCTATCAAAAATTCCTCTGTTGAAATCTCTGCCTCCCTAAAAGATGTCGCCATCAAGACAAAAAAGCTACCTTCTGAAATAACAGATATATCCGGGGAGGTCTCTTACGCAGTCAATAGCTTGTCTACGTTTCATTTCTTACCAGACAATGCCATCTGGAAAAACTTAAAAGGCGTATTTAAAGAACAAAAATATATACTTGATGGGTCGCTTGCCTTCAACACTCTTTTAACAAAAATTACTATCGATGGGCTTAAGGCCGATGCGCACATAAAATTGATGCCAGATCGTTTTACAATTAGCTCTCTAAAAATAAATTATAAAAACACCGACTTGCTTGTCCAAGGAGAAGCCTTTTACCCTCAAGACTCCAAATGGAATATTAATGTTGATATTAACGGAAATCTTCAGCTAGAACATCTGTCCGAATTAATTCCACCTTTTAAAGAAAAATTTAAAAAACTTGATCCAAGAGGATTATGCTCAATCAAAAGCTCTTTTGAAGGAAACCCCAAAGAATGGCTCAACTGGACATTGCTCTTAAAATTAACAAGCAACAAAGTCTTTCTTGAAAATTATGAGCTAACTTCTGTCTCGCTTAAATTTGATCAACGTGATCAATTCATCAATCAATGCCTTATCTCTGCTCTTTTTTACGAAGGTGCCCTAAAAGCTGAAGCCTCCGCAGATTTGTCGATTCATGAGATGCCTTACAAAATCGAATCAAGCATTCAAGACCTAAACCTAGAAAAACTTAAAAATGCAACACCTCTTAAAGACAAAGAAATCTCCGGAATATTACAAGCAACCTACCAAGGAAACGGACCTCTTTCCGATATCCATTTTAGCAAAGGCGAAGGTTCAATCTCTGTTGATCAAGGAGAGCTCTGGCAACTTGACCTTGTCCAAGGACTCGGAAAATTACTTTTTATTCCAGAGTACAAAAATATTGCTTTTGACAATGCGCAAAGTAATTTTGTTATTAAGAATGAAAAAGTTTTTATTCAGGACGGAATTTTAAAAGGAAATCAAATGAAACTTAATTGCAATGGAGATATTTCTTTTAACGGAGACCTCGATCTAGATGTCGTTTCAAAATTTGAACAAAACGCCATAAAGAACTCTCAATCGTTTAAGAAAACAATAGCCGCTATTCTAACTCAAGCCAACACTTTTTTAACCGTTAAAATCACAGGAACATTGAGAGACCCTAAATACTACATTGTTCCTTCTCCAAGCGGAATAATCAAAAAAACCAAAGATCTTATTCTGGATGGGATTCCAAATATTTTTTAATAATAAATTTGAATTTTTTCAGTGCACGCGCACGATGACTGATTTTTGATTTGATGCAAGGATCTAGCTCTCCAAAAGTTTTACGATATCGAGAAATCAAAAAAAGAGGATCATACCCAAAACCATTTCTTCCTTTTGATCGCAAAGAAATAATCCCGCTACAACTTCCAGAGACAACACCAACAATACCATTTTGATCTGTCAAAGCAACGCAACAGCGATATCGCGCTTGCCTTTCTTTCAAAGGAACTTTGTTTAAAGATCTTAGCAGCTTTAGATTGTTCTTTTTATCTGTAGCATTCGCTCCCGAAAAACGAGCAGAAAAAACACCAGGGCAATTATTTAACGCCTTTACCTCTAGCCCAGAGTCTTCTCCCATCACAAGCTTCTTTGTATAAATAGATATCGTAGATGCTTTCTTTAAAGCGTTTTGAGAAAATGTTTTGCCGTCTTCCTCAATTTTAGGCATATTTTTATAATCTTTTAATGAAGTAATTCTTAAAGGAAGATCAGATAAAAGTTCTTTTAATTCTTTTAGTTTCTTTTGATTATTTGTTGCAATTAAAAGCTCTCTCATCTTTTTAGCTATCTAACACATTCTTTTGAATATCAAACAATTCTTCGATCCCTTTTTTGGCTAAAACAATCGCTTGATCCATCTGTTCTTTTGAAAAAGGCAATCCTTCCGCAGTCCCTTGCACTTCGATAAAGTCGCCACATCCGCGCATAACAACATTCATGTCCATATCAGCTTTTGAATCTTCTAAAAAATCCAAATCTAGCAAAAGCTCACCGCTAAAAACGCCAACACTTACAGCCGCGACATAATCTTTTATAGGAAGCTCCACTAATTTAATATCTTTTTTAAATTTCTTTAAGACATCCACAAGCGCAACATATGCACCGGTAATCGAGGCAGTCCTTGTTCCGCCATCAGCCTGGATAACATCGCAATCAATTTTAATAGTTCGCTCACCTAAACGAACAAAATCAACAACGCTTCTTAAAGACCTCCCAATCAACCTCTGAATTTCATGTGTTCGCCCAGATATCTTATTGCGCACAATACGAGAGGAGCAAGAACATGGTAACATGCCATATTCTGCCGTAAGCCATCCTGTTCCTGAATTTCTTAAGAAAATCGGCACATTGTCTTCAATGGTCGCCGTACAAATAACATGCGTATCGCCAAACTTTATCAAACAAGAACTTTGTGCATTCTTTAAATAATTTCGCGTGATTTCAATCTCTCTTAATTGATCCAATTTTCTACCATCTTTTCTTGGCATGACTAAATCCTTTCTGTTAGCTTTGCGGGTATTCTGTTGTAACCGTCGTTTGAATGCCTCCGCGTGTACCCATCACAACTTCAACTTTAATCCAGCGTGGCTGACATGCCTTAACAATATCATCAAGAATTTTATTTGCTAAATGTTCATGAAAAATACCGACATTGCGATAAAAAATAAGATAATATTTAAACGACTTAAGCTCAACACATGTTTTATCCGGTTTATAATAAATATTAATTGTCGCAAAATCTGGAAGCCCTGTCTTAGGACAAATGCAGGTAAACTCGCTTGTCGAAAGATCAACAGTATAATCTCGATCTTGATACTTATTTTTCCAAACATCTATCTTCGGAACCTTCAGGTCCCGAATATGCTCTTGGAGCCCTTTGTATGTCTTTTTTACCATTTTTCACCGTACCCCTATTATTTTATGCACTTGAGGAATAACGCGAACATCCCTCAAATATTTTAAACACAATCTTTGAAATTTCTGGCATTGATCAACAACGCCGGCTTCCATCTCGAATGTATTCGGCTGCAGAATAAATACTATATCACGATTCACTTTAGATGCAAGTTTTGCAGCAAAACACACGTCATCTTCTGTTGTATCAAGCGAAATAACGCATTTGACAAAAACATCTTTCTTTGTAGCAATGTTTAAAAATGACTCATGCTCTTTCCAGAATGCTTTTTGTCCTGTTGAGCTTGGAAGCTTAAAATCCATAGAAACAATATCGATATAATCAATCACTTCCTCTAAAGATGAAAACAAAATACCGTTCGTTTCGAGGTAAGTGGAAAACCCGTTCTGCCTCAAAAGAGGTAGAAATTCTTTTAAGAAATCTTTTTGAAGCAAAGGCTCTCCACCTGTCAAGCTAACAGAGTGAACGCCTTGAGCTTCTTTCAAAACAGCCCTTATAAGGTCCTGACTCAAATACTCTTTAAAAGCGCTTTTTCCCTCTTGCTCCAGACTCGTTTGAGTATCACACCAACAACA encodes the following:
- the rdgB gene encoding RdgB/HAM1 family non-canonical purine NTP pyrophosphatase yields the protein MRELLIATNNQKKLKELKELLSDLPLRITSLKDYKNMPKIEEDGKTFSQNALKKASTISIYTKKLVMGEDSGLEVKALNNCPGVFSARFSGANATDKKNNLKLLRSLNKVPLKERQARYRCCVALTDQNGIVGVVSGSCSGIISLRSKGRNGFGYDPLFLISRYRKTFGELDPCIKSKISHRARALKKFKFIIKKYLESHPE
- the queF gene encoding preQ(1) synthase → MVKKTYKGLQEHIRDLKVPKIDVWKNKYQDRDYTVDLSTSEFTCICPKTGLPDFATINIYYKPDKTCVELKSFKYYLIFYRNVGIFHEHLANKILDDIVKACQPRWIKVEVVMGTRGGIQTTVTTEYPQS
- a CDS encoding AsmA family protein, with the translated sequence MKRLILIFFILFIILFGLLLGGYFYLSANGKDIVIQKVEQQLNKKIVFDEIKVSFPLTLEIKNLKVEDIGSFEKITCSLNPVYFLLKQVYFPFVEIVNPNIEIHSKAKNSFSLPSFGENKKVLGEKGASQEQDSKNNDFIIVMDRFVVRNGSFLFFNESEDEEKELFSLGKIDAMIHQVIFSQKKSLETNFDITAKLTGFDGRFNEDDLKCYGWVDFLEKDMKAKLQISGMGGQVGLLADLLSEKNDLTVKGKMNLAFTSKEIKKDSKTFEDFFVETLQSSGAHIDMKFDFKTKMDDFQIGEVSLSGMFKKEK
- a CDS encoding tetratricopeptide repeat protein gives rise to the protein MRTKVCALILSVMFLFGCTAEKQASAPVVPKTSEQLFQEAMTFLAQNKIPEAIQSLEQSAEASPESVNAYFALAQLYMRLESYDNAIITCQKILQKEQKNPHVYLLMAGCYDLKGEPEKAVELVKVSMALFQEQNNVQGFQDAAGILKKLLEEE
- a CDS encoding AsmA-like C-terminal region-containing protein, which gives rise to MFCYNDAMLKKTILLLILIFAILTTGLAYLNEVLLPKKLKNILIEKITQKIGRDVLISDLHYVPLKGLVLTKLKIFEKNQKKEPFLSVEEASISIFYIPALMQKKAIIPSLVITNPVIRITKERTQEWNFSDLLSQNQKKRNQTKNEITAYIGALNITNGIVIFSDKNLSKDPIEIIKNINLSAHLALPKGFTANIRIMPSNKNSLKLISSINYQIDSGDFLSTFNIENFSLEEFAPYIKTSTLNLENSFINIAAFDISQRNKKITAKGEISLRETKLSTNNGIYFTSTPTVSIKELTIKSGIWSVLGKLYLNQSILIANKQSRAEGNIFYDFFLEEKNETVHSSGNLKIENFKGNIENKANFSGYVEGAADFERTAEILTSNLTLKLQDAILSFSDKKHFSGNPTLKIKTVFTPKEEKERLQHSGSITMSLATLTNIPHLETIENIKGTVDFKNNQISSPKLTGLIFNTPFQISGQLMNFQKPTLDIQGTLSNINLNNFKNIFKEILTDPSADIKGQSSLNFKYTGTTKSIKNSSVEISASLKDVAIKTKKLPSEITDISGEVSYAVNSLSTFHFLPDNAIWKNLKGVFKEQKYILDGSLAFNTLLTKITIDGLKADAHIKLMPDRFTISSLKINYKNTDLLVQGEAFYPQDSKWNINVDINGNLQLEHLSELIPPFKEKFKKLDPRGLCSIKSSFEGNPKEWLNWTLLLKLTSNKVFLENYELTSVSLKFDQRDQFINQCLISALFYEGALKAEASADLSIHEMPYKIESSIQDLNLEKLKNATPLKDKEISGILQATYQGNGPLSDIHFSKGEGSISVDQGELWQLDLVQGLGKLLFIPEYKNIAFDNAQSNFVIKNEKVFIQDGILKGNQMKLNCNGDISFNGDLDLDVVSKFEQNAIKNSQSFKKTIAAILTQANTFLTVKITGTLRDPKYYIVPSPSGIIKKTKDLILDGIPNIF
- the rph gene encoding ribonuclease PH, yielding MPRKDGRKLDQLREIEITRNYLKNAQSSCLIKFGDTHVICTATIEDNVPIFLRNSGTGWLTAEYGMLPCSCSSRIVRNKISGRTHEIQRLIGRSLRSVVDFVRLGERTIKIDCDVIQADGGTRTASITGAYVALVDVLKKFKKDIKLVELPIKDYVAAVSVGVFSGELLLDLDFLEDSKADMDMNVVMRGCGDFIEVQGTAEGLPFSKEQMDQAIVLAKKGIEELFDIQKNVLDS
- a CDS encoding tetratricopeptide repeat protein; amino-acid sequence: MVFPVVCLSYLFLVNKEIKRNIIGWQVLGWSIVVVSWFVARKLAIGSVMSFSTIALMNTSIANLPMTFLYFGKIFLPFNLSILPILPDSNLLYGFFCMIGFSVFLFFCSKENWKYVIFGLFWFFVFLMMAFLKSYWSMAHDFQEHRIYLPMVGFVIALAALKPPQQWRHRNAMGMFSAVVFFLLFVGIQFNHGEKYKDRLSFWVSASKDSPSSPLARRNLGGIYYLAGMLDLSEKEHKRALFLNPHEVGVHNNLGLIYMNQGKPVEAEKEFLQELSIRPNSSLAFYNLGILYYNQGFQKEAEGAFLESIKYNPDYVDAYRMLSISAHSQGDFEKSNQYLKEVRKRGKDIDFSLTITP
- a CDS encoding 7-carboxy-7-deazaguanine synthase QueE: MKSKISEIFRSIQGEGKYLGIPQVFIRFYGCNIKCCWCDTQTSLEQEGKSAFKEYLSQDLIRAVLKEAQGVHSVSLTGGEPLLQKDFLKEFLPLLRQNGFSTYLETNGILFSSLEEVIDYIDIVSMDFKLPSSTGQKAFWKEHESFLNIATKKDVFVKCVISLDTTEDDVCFAAKLASKVNRDIVFILQPNTFEMEAGVVDQCQKFQRLCLKYLRDVRVIPQVHKIIGVR